The Pseudomonadota bacterium genome has a segment encoding these proteins:
- a CDS encoding DUF2283 domain-containing protein codes for MAKVRVIHDTTGHTLTVWLDDPGKEHVCEETSEEAILMKDADGHIIGFELLHYLPNEADGVLSVESVVRAAS; via the coding sequence ATGGCGAAAGTCAGAGTGATCCACGACACGACCGGGCACACGCTCACGGTCTGGCTCGACGATCCGGGCAAGGAGCACGTCTGCGAGGAGACCTCCGAGGAGGCGATCCTGATGAAGGACGCGGACGGGCACATCATCGGCTTCGAGCTCCTGCACTACCTCCCCAACGAAGCGGACGGCGTCCTGAGCGTCGAGTCCGTGGTGCGCGCCGCATCGTGA
- a CDS encoding TldD/PmbA family protein: MISRGYFASRFGLDEALLGRVVSRALDRGAEFAEVFAQHRVSDAIGFEDGQVNRASTGVELGIGVRALVGDQTGYAFTEELTEPSLLLAAETAASIARGPRTASEGAIHTVALPRLYAPVPLWAEIPAAEKIRFVERVGAAIAGADPAVVRAGVAFGDEDEAILIANSDGLRVEDTRPMTYIYASCTARRGDRVESNSHSAAGRLGVEMYADGFLDGLAGKAVASTLALFDARVPRAGEMPVVLAPATSGILLHEAMGHGFEADFNRKGTSLFCTMLGRKVAADFVNIVDSALEPGARGAIAVDDEGTPGQRTALVENGVLVSYLHDRLSAAHYGVARTGNGRRESFRSAPLPRMRVTTMENGPHDPEEIIRSVERGLYAVDFANGEVDIGGGDYSFYVKSGFLIEGGRLTAPIKDVNLIGNGPDSLARIEMVGNDRAIDPGTWTCGKDGQSVPVGLGLPTVKVRSITVGGVN; the protein is encoded by the coding sequence GTGATCTCACGCGGATACTTCGCATCTCGCTTCGGGCTAGACGAGGCGCTCCTCGGGCGCGTCGTCTCGAGGGCGCTCGACCGCGGCGCCGAGTTCGCGGAGGTTTTCGCCCAGCACCGCGTGAGCGACGCCATCGGCTTCGAGGACGGGCAGGTGAACCGCGCGTCGACGGGCGTGGAGCTCGGGATCGGCGTGCGCGCGCTCGTCGGCGATCAGACCGGCTACGCCTTCACCGAGGAGCTGACGGAGCCTTCGCTGCTCCTCGCGGCGGAGACGGCCGCGTCGATCGCCCGCGGGCCGCGCACCGCCTCGGAGGGCGCGATCCACACGGTCGCCCTGCCGAGGCTCTACGCGCCCGTGCCGCTGTGGGCCGAGATCCCGGCCGCGGAGAAGATCCGCTTCGTCGAGCGGGTGGGCGCGGCGATCGCGGGCGCCGATCCGGCGGTCGTCCGGGCCGGCGTGGCGTTCGGGGACGAGGACGAGGCGATCCTCATCGCGAACTCGGACGGGCTGCGCGTCGAGGACACGCGGCCGATGACCTACATCTACGCCTCCTGCACCGCGCGGCGCGGCGATCGCGTGGAGTCGAACTCGCACTCCGCGGCCGGGCGGCTCGGCGTCGAGATGTACGCGGACGGGTTCCTCGACGGGCTGGCCGGGAAGGCGGTGGCGAGCACCCTCGCGCTGTTCGACGCGCGCGTTCCCCGTGCGGGAGAGATGCCCGTCGTGCTCGCGCCGGCCACGTCCGGCATCCTCCTGCACGAGGCGATGGGCCACGGCTTCGAGGCGGACTTCAACCGCAAGGGCACGTCGCTGTTCTGCACCATGCTCGGCAGGAAGGTGGCGGCCGACTTCGTGAACATCGTCGACTCGGCGCTCGAGCCCGGCGCGCGCGGCGCCATCGCCGTGGACGACGAGGGCACGCCCGGCCAGCGCACGGCGCTCGTCGAGAACGGCGTGCTCGTGTCGTACCTGCACGATCGCCTGAGCGCGGCGCACTACGGCGTGGCGCGGACCGGGAACGGCCGCCGCGAGAGCTTCCGCTCGGCGCCGCTGCCGCGGATGCGGGTGACGACCATGGAGAACGGCCCGCACGATCCGGAGGAGATCATCCGCTCGGTCGAGCGCGGCCTCTACGCGGTCGACTTCGCGAACGGCGAGGTGGATATCGGCGGCGGCGACTACAGCTTCTACGTGAAGTCCGGGTTCCTGATCGAGGGCGGCCGGCTCACGGCGCCCATCAAGGACGTGAACCTCATCGGGAACGGCCCGGACAGCCTGGCCAGGATCGAGATGGTCGGGAACGACAGGGCGATCGATCCGGGGACGTGGACCTGCGGCAAGGACGGGCAGTCGGTGCCGGTCGGGCTCGGGCTGCCGACGGTCAAGGTGCGGTCGATCACCGTCGGCGGGGTGAACTGA
- a CDS encoding DUF4258 domain-containing protein produces the protein MQDYAFNVTTPLGFDVHCTAEYWRFISEVKHPALAGHMDRVVSALEKPDEVRRSTKDPDVYLFYSGKTPRWMCAVTKREGESGFLVTAYPTDSMKIGESIWRKSE, from the coding sequence GTGCAGGACTACGCCTTCAACGTGACCACGCCTCTGGGCTTCGACGTGCACTGCACGGCCGAGTACTGGAGGTTCATCTCCGAGGTGAAGCACCCCGCGCTCGCAGGGCACATGGATCGAGTTGTTTCCGCCCTGGAAAAACCGGACGAGGTTCGGCGCAGCACGAAAGACCCGGACGTGTATCTGTTCTACAGCGGGAAGACGCCGCGATGGATGTGCGCGGTAACGAAACGCGAGGGAGAGTCGGGATTCCTGGTCACCGCGTATCCGACCGACTCGATGAAGATAGGAGAATCGATATGGCGAAAGTCAGAGTGA
- a CDS encoding secondary thiamine-phosphate synthase enzyme YjbQ yields MRQAGTRIRIETRGKGLVDVTKRVEAWLAEQRIATGLLTAFLRHTSASLVIQENADPTVLADLEAFFAKLAPEGRGLYRHDDEGPDDMPAHLKAALTRTSLGVPVSGGRLVLGTWQAIYLFEHRARPHLRELHLHVLGE; encoded by the coding sequence ATGCGGCAGGCCGGGACGCGCATCCGGATCGAGACGCGCGGCAAGGGGCTCGTCGACGTGACGAAGCGCGTCGAGGCGTGGCTCGCCGAGCAGCGGATCGCGACCGGCCTCTTGACCGCGTTCCTCCGCCATACGTCGGCGTCGCTCGTGATCCAGGAGAACGCGGATCCGACCGTGCTCGCCGATCTCGAGGCGTTCTTCGCGAAGCTCGCCCCGGAAGGGCGCGGGCTGTACCGCCACGACGACGAGGGGCCGGACGACATGCCGGCGCACCTCAAGGCCGCGCTCACCCGCACGTCGCTCGGCGTCCCGGTGTCGGGCGGCCGGCTGGTCCTCGGCACCTGGCAGGCGATCTATCTCTTCGAGCACCGCGCACGCCCGCACCTCCGCGAGCTCCACCTCCACGTCCTCGGGGAGTGA
- a CDS encoding TldD/PmbA family protein: MANPGALDLERTAAAAIEGARKRGVADVKAIAARSRSVSVTYRKGRAEKVEESSRRGLSLYLYDGGRYSACETNDLREEALARFLDNAVALVRATTPDPFREITDPALYEGRRELELGTHDPSIAALTPAERHDLAARAEAAALAEAGGAAVSAEAGFEDEESDLFQAHSNGFAAGKRGTRFGVYAEVSLSDAGDKRPSDSEYASTRSLAALPSPEEIGRGAALRARGKLGAAPMETAVLPIAVENRAVGRLLGKLLAALGGRALQQEQSFLAGALGTAVGSPVLDVVDDPFLRGGGASRLFDGEGIATRRMPLFTRGVLESLYLDTYYAKKLGRPPTCGGSSNVVVTPGARGAGQLMQDVGRGLLVRGFVGGNSNPTTGDFSLGVYGTLIENGAPSRAVAEMNIAGNHKELWKRLAAAGNDPWPYGSLRSPTLVFDAVQLSGSGGE; the protein is encoded by the coding sequence ATGGCGAACCCGGGCGCGCTCGACCTCGAGAGGACCGCGGCCGCGGCGATCGAGGGGGCCCGGAAGCGGGGCGTCGCGGACGTCAAGGCGATCGCGGCGCGATCGCGGAGCGTGTCGGTGACGTACCGCAAGGGGCGCGCCGAGAAGGTCGAGGAGTCCTCGCGCCGCGGCCTCTCCTTGTACCTCTACGACGGCGGCCGGTACTCGGCGTGCGAGACGAACGACCTGCGGGAGGAGGCGCTCGCCCGCTTCCTCGACAACGCGGTCGCGCTCGTGCGCGCGACGACGCCGGATCCGTTCCGCGAGATCACCGACCCCGCGCTCTACGAAGGCCGGCGCGAGCTGGAGCTCGGGACGCACGATCCGTCGATCGCCGCGCTGACCCCGGCCGAGCGGCACGATCTCGCCGCGCGGGCCGAGGCCGCCGCCCTCGCCGAGGCGGGCGGCGCGGCCGTGTCCGCGGAGGCGGGCTTCGAGGACGAGGAGAGCGATCTCTTCCAGGCGCACTCGAACGGCTTCGCGGCCGGCAAGCGCGGCACGCGCTTCGGCGTCTACGCCGAGGTCTCCCTCTCGGACGCGGGCGACAAGCGGCCGTCCGACTCCGAGTACGCGTCGACCCGCAGCCTCGCGGCGCTCCCCTCGCCCGAGGAGATCGGCCGGGGCGCCGCGCTGCGGGCGCGCGGGAAGCTCGGCGCCGCGCCCATGGAGACCGCCGTGCTCCCGATCGCCGTGGAGAACCGCGCGGTGGGCCGGCTCCTCGGCAAGCTGCTCGCCGCGCTCGGCGGCCGCGCGCTGCAGCAGGAGCAGTCGTTCCTCGCGGGCGCGCTCGGGACCGCGGTCGGCTCGCCGGTCCTCGACGTGGTGGACGATCCGTTCCTCCGAGGCGGTGGCGCCTCGCGCCTCTTCGACGGCGAGGGGATCGCGACGCGCCGCATGCCGCTCTTCACGCGCGGCGTGCTCGAGAGCCTCTACCTCGACACCTATTACGCGAAGAAGCTCGGCCGGCCGCCGACCTGCGGCGGGTCGTCGAACGTCGTCGTGACGCCCGGCGCACGCGGCGCCGGGCAGCTGATGCAGGACGTCGGGCGCGGGCTGCTCGTGCGCGGCTTCGTGGGCGGCAACTCGAACCCGACGACCGGCGACTTCTCGCTCGGCGTGTACGGTACGCTCATCGAGAACGGCGCACCCTCGCGGGCCGTGGCCGAGATGAACATCGCGGGCAACCACAAGGAGCTGTGGAAGCGGCTCGCCGCTGCCGGGAACGATCCTTGGCCCTACGGATCGCTGCGCTCCCCGACGCTCGTCTTCGACGCCGTGCAGCTCAGCGGCTCGGGCGGAGAGTGA